In Hymenobacter volaticus, the genomic window ACCGGTAGGTGTTCAGCGACAGTGCCCCGGCATACTTGGTATTAATAGAATAGAAGTCCCGGCTGACCGTAATGCCACTAGAATGGTTTTTGTATTCGTTGCGGTAGCGCGCCTCGCCGTATATAAAATTCCGAAACGGGATGCGGTAGCTACCTATGTAGCGCCACGATTGAGGCTGATTGCGCCCAAACTCGTATTCGTTGCGGAACTGGTGGCCCTGACCCAAAAAGTTCTGGTCGCGCAAGCCAATAGAAGCCGCGCCCACCCCGCGTACTTCCAGCGAGCCACTCAAGCTGAACACGTCTTTGGTGATGATTTCTACATCGACGCTGTCGGCGGTGCTGGTGCGCTCGTTCACGAATACGCGGGCGTCCACTAGTTCGTCGGTTTGGCGCAACAAACGCTCGGATTCGGCCAGGGCTTGTGGTTCCAATTCCCTGCCTACTTTAAACAACAGTAATTGGCGCACCCGGGCCCGGGAGGTTTTCATGTGGAAGGCGTTGCCAGTCTTCTCTAGAATGTTGCGCGGTACACGAGTGGTGTCGGAAATGCTATAACCGAACGCCGTGAGGGTTTGGATATTGATGCGCCGGACGATTTTGTAATTGTGCCGGTCGTATTGGCGGTCAAGTAGGGCCGCGTCGAGACCTGCTTGGTCTTCGTGGCGAGGCGTGAAGTTGAAGAGCACTGCCGCGGCTTTACCGGCAATAGTTTTGCGCTTGGTGTACGCCTTCAGACCGTTGAGCAAACGCTCCTGGTCGAAGCGGCGGCGCAGGGAATCGGTGCTGACGGCGGGGCGGCTGGTGGTATCGGTCGGCTCGATTATGCGAGTGGTATCGCGGGGCACGCCGGTCTGGGCTAGTGCGGGCAGTGCCCCAAGCCACAAGAACGCCCACACCAAAACCACATATTTCATAACAGAGACCCCCGCCCTTGCAAGTTACGGTGTTCCTAAGAGGTTTTCCACACGCGAATCGTTGCAGAAAGCCAGTAAAACAATGCCAAAAGCGGCGTTTTCCTTCCGATGGAAGGAAGATCTGAAGTAGGTCATTTAGTGATCTTGTTCAGATTCCTCCTGTGCCGCAACAACAATGTTTTTATCTAATAATTTCATTAGAAATACTCGGCCGTTGCGGAACATTTCTAATGAAATTAGTCTTGAGGTATAGTGCATATCTCAGCACAAGCCCCTATTTTTAAGCCCAGATACAGCCCGATGAACGACCAGCGCATTCAGGAAAAGCTAAGCATTTTGGCAGACGCCGCGAAGTACGACGTATCGTGCTCCAGCAGCGGTGGCAAGCGCAAAAACGAATCCAAGGGCCTCGGCAATGCGGAAGGAATGGGCATATGCCACAGCTACACCGAAGACGGTCGTTGCGTGAGTCTGCTCAAGATTCTGCTCACCAACCATTGCATCTTCGACTGCGCTTACTGCGTGTCTCGGAAAAGCAATGACGTGAAACGCGCTGCCTTTACCGTGGACGAAGTAGTGGATCTGACCATGAACTTCTACCGTCGTAATTACATCGAGGGGCTGTTCTTAAGTTCCGGTATTTTCTCGTCGCCCGACTACACCATGGAGCGCCTCGTGCGCATCATCAAGAAGTTGCGCACCGAGCACAATTTCAACGGCTACATCCACGTGAAAGCTATTCCGGGCGCCTCGGAAGAGCTGATTCAGGAAGCGGGTTTGTACGCCGACCGTCTGAGCGTGAACATTGAGCTGCCCTCGGATATGAGCTTGCAGAACCTCGCGCCAGAAAAGAACTACGAGGAGATACTGACCCCGATGGCGCAGATTCGGGACGGCATCACCAAAAACAAAGAAGAGAAAGCGCTTTTCAAGAAAGTACCGCAGTTTGCCACTGCCGGCCAGAGTACGCAGCTCATTGTGGGGGCTTCGGCCGAGAATGACCTCGAAATCATCAACCTGACCGACTCGCTCTACAAAGGCTACGGCCTGAAACGCGTGTACTATTCGGGTTATATCCCGTCACCGACGATGCCCGCCTGCCCCAGGTGACGCAGCCGCCGCTGATCCGGGAGCACCGCCTCTACCAGTCCGACTGGCTAATGCGCTTCTACGGTTTCCAGGCCGATGAAATCTTGGACCCAGCCCACCCTTTCCTTGATCTGGAAGTGGACCCCAAGCTGGCGTGGGCCTTGCGCAACCGCCATGTGTTTCCGGTGGACGTGAATACTGCTGACTACGAGATGATTCTGCGCATTCCCGGCGTAGGGGCTCGTTCGGCGAAGCGCATTGTGGCCGCCCGGCGGTTTGCGCCCATCACCCTCGACCACCTGCACAAGTTTGGCGTGGTGCTGAAGCGTGCCAAGTTCTTCCTCACGTGCCGGGGACAAGCCCTGGAGAAGCGTGATTATGACGAGCAAACCATTCGTCGCCAGATTCTATTTGGTGCGGGTTCGGTGCGGTCGGCTCTTGTTACTCAGCAACTCGACCTTTTCGCTCAGGCCTCTTAGAGGCTTGGGCGGTAGAGGTTGGTTTTTGGGGCGTTGACAGGAAGAAAACTAAAACGTTCTTACCCCTAACTGCTTGAAAACAAACCACTATTAACCAACTTCTACCATGACCATTTCTCATCGCGCTACCGACGCGTCGGTTGCCTCCCTCGAAGCTTCGAAACCAACTAAAGTGGCCCGTATGGCCTGCTGCTGCAAGCTTTCGGACTTGCTACCGATTGTGCAGCAGATTCACCGTGAAGCAGCGCACGCCAATGCTGCTCAAACCAGACAGCAGTCGGAGGCGGCTTGAGCCTAGCTCGACCATAACCCTGCGCCTGGTTGTGGTGTACGTCGTAGCATGGCTTTCGAAATCGAGCATCACTATGTCCGTACCAACGGCATCACGCTGCACGTAGCGCAGTGCGGCCCCATCAATGGGCCCTTGGTTGTTTTGCTGCATGGCTTCCCTGAATTCTGGTACAGTTGGCGCAAGCAGATTCCTGTGCTGGCAGAAGCTGGCTACCGCGTGTGGGCGCCCGACCAGCGCGGCTATAATCTCAGCGAGAAACCGAGGGGTGTATCTAATTATCAGATAGATAAGCTCGGCGCCGATGTTATTGGCTTGCTTGATGCAGCCGGTCAGGCCAAGGCTGTTATTATTGGCCATGATTGGGGGGCGGCGGTGGCGTGGTGGCTAGCGGCTCGTTACCCGGCTCGGGTGGCGCAAGTTGCCATTCTGAACGTGCCACATCCGGCGGTACTGTTTCGTGCCTTAAGCAAAGCGCCGCAGCAACTGCTTAAAAGCTGGTATATCTTCTTTTTCCAGTTGCCGCTGCTGCCAGAAAAGCTGTTTCGGCGTAAGGAGTACCGATTCGGACGTGAGTCGTTGCGGGAAACCAGCCGCCCAGATACGTTTTCCTCATATGATCTGCAGCAATACGTGCGAGCGTGGGCGCAACCAGGTGCCCTCACGGCCATGATCAATTGGTATCGGGCGTCGTTTCGTAAATCGCGCCGAGTAGGCAGAGTGGGGCGTATCACGGTGCCCGTACGGTTGCTATGGGGCAGAAGGATGCTTTCCTGGTACCCATATTGGCGCGTCTGAGCCTATCTATGTGTGACAAAGGCGAGCTAACCTATTTCAAGGAAGCAACGCATTGGCTTCACCAGGAGGAACCGAAAGTTGTGAATAAGCTGCTACTGGAGTTCCTACAACAAGGAAAGGAACAGCCGCAGAGACAAACAGTGTAGCGTCCCTCTTTTGTAGGAGAGGGGCGCTACACTGTTGACCTTTTCTTGTTAGCAAGCGTACAGTATTCCGAACCTAGTCCGTACTTGATGAGCCGTTCCCTTACGCCTTACAACCGTGGTAAAGCTGCTGTTGCCGCCAGCACCGAGGCAACACCCCGCCCCACGGCACCAGCGCTTACCAATGCGCCGCTGGATTATGCGTACGATGGTTCGTTTGAAGGTCTGCTGTCCGTATTGTTTGCCGTCTACGACCGGAAGGCTGCGCCCAACAGCATTCAGCCGCTTGGAGAGGTTCAAGGGGGCTTGTTCGCCCAGCCCGTCCAGATTGATACCAACGAAGCTACCGCCACCCGCGTGTGGGAAGGTCTGGTTCGGCATATGGACAAAGAGGCGCGCACCCGGCTCTACCATGTATTTCTGAGCGAACAACCCGACCGGGAATTGCTGATCTTCCGCTATGCTGATTTGGCTATGCGCTCGGCCCGCGATATTTCGGAAAACTACGCCGACGACAACGTCCGCCGGGTGGCGCATATCGCGCAGCAAATGTACCGGGAGAAGCACCGCATGGAAGCCTTTGTACGCTTCGAGAAAACCAGCGACAACCTGTTCCACGCCACCATCGACCCGGATTTTGATGTGTTGCCGCTTATCGCGCCGCACTTCACCAAGCGCTACGCCGACCAACGTTGGTTGATCTTCGATAAGCGCCGCCGCTACGGCCTCTACTACGACCTGCACCGCACCGATGTCGTGCAGTTTGAAACCACTGCCCCGCAGCGCAACACCGATATATCGGCTACCGTGCTCGACGAGCGGGAGCCGCTGTTCAAGCTGCTTTGGCAGTCGTATTTCGACCACGTCAACATCCCGGAGCGCAAGAATATGAAGTTGCACCGCCGGCATATTCCATTACGGTATTGGCGCTACCTCAGCGAAAAGCAGCCGCGGGAACAACGCTTTCAGCCTATCAAGAACAAGAAGCCGCCTGGCCAAGTGTAAGCCACTCTGTTAGCAGAGTGGCTTTTATTTTATCCCATGATAGCTAGCGGTTATTGTGCTTAGCCCGTATTATTCCGAGCGAAGAGGTGCAACGCGGCTAGGCTTGCTTTGTCATTGCATGTAGGTACTGCGGTGTTCAAAGCACACATTGAACGATGCTGTGGCTTTGCGGTGCCTGTTCAGTTGGTTCGATTTTGTAGAAGAAGTATTGTAACGCTGAAGTATTTTCTGGTTGGAAATAGTTTTCTGCTGGTCTGATTCGAGAAGATTTGATAGCCTATTAAGCTTGTTTACTGATGTGGATTGTACGGTTGGCGCTGGCGCGTCCTTACACGTTTGTGGTCATGGCCCTGCTGATTTTGCTGAGCGGCATCATGACCATTCGTACGATGGCGGTGGACATTTTTCCGGAAGTGAATATTCCCGTGGTGGGAGTGGTCTGGACGTACTCGGGCATGAGCCCCGAGGAAATGAACAAGCGCATCTTGGTGGTGAACCAGCGCGCCTACACTACCACCGTCAGCAACATCGAGCATATGGAATCCCAAGCCCTGAAAGGCGTGGGCATCATCAAAGTGTTTTTCCAACCGGGTTCCGACCCCGCGGCGGGCGTGGCCCAACTCACGGCCATTTCGCAAACCATCCTGCGGACTATGCCACCCGGCATCACGCCGCCCAACATCATTCGGTATTCGGCGTCCAACGTGCCCATTGCGCAGGCTAGCTTATCGTCGGAAACTCTCGGTGAGTCAGACCTATACGACGCCAACAACGCGTTTATTCGGCCGGGTTTAGCCATCGTGAAAGGTGCGTCGTTGCTGCTGCCCAACGGTGGCAAGCCCAAGCAGATCATGGTGGACTTGAATCCTGGTGCACTAGCCGGCAAGGGTTTATCGGCCAACGACGTAGTAACGGCCATCACCAGCCAGAACATCATCCTGCCCGCTGGCTCCGCCAAGATTGGCAACCGCGAATACGATGTGCGCCTCAATAGCAGCCCCGAGGCCATTGCCACGCTCAACGACTTACCCATCAAGGAAGTGAACGGCGCTACCGTGTATGTGCGCGACGTGGCCTTTGTGCACGAAGGTGCCGCCGTGCAGCAAAATATTGTGCGGCAAAACGGTCGGCGTACCGCCTTTGTGCCCATTCTCAAGAGCGGCGGCGCCAGCACGCTCGATGTCATTGAAGGCATCAAGAAAGCCTTGCCCAACGTGCTAGCCAACGCCCCACAAGGCCTCGACCTGAAGCTGCTGTTCGACCAGTCGTTTTTCGTGCGGGCCAGCATCAAGGGCGTTATCATCGAGGCGTGTATTGCGGCGGCCCTCACCGGCCTCATGATATTGCTGTTCCTCGGTTCGTGGCGCTCCACGCTCATCATTGCCCTGAGTATTCCGCTGTCTATTCTGGTCAGTATTGTGGTGATGAAGCTGCTCGGCCAAACACTCAACATCATGACGCTAAGCGGCCTGTCGTTGGCGGTGGGGATATTGGTGGATGATGCAACGGTGGAAATCGAGAACATCCACCGCAACATGGCCATGAAGAAGGGGCTGAAACGTTCGATTTTGGATGGGGCGCAGCAGATTGCCACGCCCGCTCTGGTGGCCACGCTAGCTATTTGCATTGTGTTCGTGCCGGTGTTTTTCTTGTCGGGGGTGGCGTCATATATCTTCACGCCGCTAGCCATGGCCGTCATTTTCGCCATGCTGGCTTCCTATCTGCTTTCCCGGACGCTGGTACCCACCATGGTGCAGTTTCTGCTGCGCAAAGAACTACCCATCTACCACGCCGAAGGGGCGGCGCATTTGCCCACCGAGCAAGTGCGCGACGGCCATACCATAAGCGAAGCGGAAGCCCGGCTTAGCCAACTTCGCCGCGAACAGCTAGAGCGGGAGCACCCCACCTTAAGCGCCGAGGAAGAAGACGAACACCCCATTACCGACGCCGATCGGGAAGCCGCCAAAGGCATCGAGAAAAGTTGGGTGTGGCGCATCCACAAAGCGTTCGATCACCGATTCGAGAAGTTCCGGGAAGGCTACCGTGACGCGCTAGATTGGGTGCTGAATCACCGCCGAATGGTGGTACTATGCTTTGCGGTGCTGTTCATTGGGTCGGGCTGCTTGTACCCATTCATAGGGCAAAACTTCTTTCCGAAAGTGGATGCTGGCCAGTTGCGGATGCACATTCGCGCCCCCACCGGCACCCGCTTAGAGGAAACCGAGGTCCGCTTTGCGCAGGTGGAAAAAATTATCCGCGAGGTTATTCCGGCCGAGGAACTGGACTTGGTGCTAGATAATATTGGGCTGCCCGTAATAGCGCTGAACTTGCTGATGGGCGACAACCCCGTGATTGGGGCCGGCGACGGTGAAATTCTAGTGTCAATGAAAGAAGAGCATGGGTCGACTGCCGAGTACATCACCGAAATCCGGCGGCGCATCAACAAGCAGTACCCCGATTTGATGGTGTTCTTTCAGCCCGCGGACATCGTCAATCAAACGCTGAACTTTGGCCTGCCTGCCCCCATCGACATTCAGGTGACCGGCAAGAACATAGAAGCCAACTATAAGATTGCCGCCAAAATCAAGCAGCAAATGGCGAAGGTGCCGGGCGTAGTCGATGCCTTCGTGTACCAAGCGTTCGACCTGCCCCAAATGCGCCTCGATGTGGATCGGGTGCGGGCACAGCAAGCCGGCCTCTCGCAGCGCGATATTGCCAACAACGTGCTAGTCAACCTGTCTTCGAGCACCCAGACTACGCCCAACCAGTGGCTGAACCCCAAAACGGGCGTTAACTACATTGTGGCCGTGCAAACGCCGCCGAGCCAGTTGTCTAGCCTAGACGAGTTGAAGACCATTGGCATCACGGGTCCTTCGCAACTGGCGCCTCAGTTGCTTAGCAGCTTTGCTACCACCCGTCGCACCACCACGTCTGCCCTCGCCAGCGACTACAACATCCAGCGTGTGATAGACGTGTACGCCAGCGTGGAAGGCCGTGACCTAGGCGGCGTGGCCACCGACATGAACAAGATTTTGGAGGAAGCCCGCAAGGACCTGCCCAAAGGCACTACTATCACCGTTCGCGGGCAGGTTGACAGCATGCACACCTCGTTTATTGGATTGGGTATCGGGCTGGTGGGGGCTATTGCGCTGGTGTATTTGCTGATGGTTGTGAACTTTCAGTCGTGGCTGGATCCGTTTATTATCATCATGGCCTTGCCGGGTGCTATGTCGGGCATACTGTGGATGCTGTTCGTGACGCAAACTACCTTCTCCGTACCGTCTTTGATGGGAGCCATTATGTGCATTGGAGTGGCTACGGCCAACAGTATTCTGCTGGTCACCTTCGCTAACGAACGACGCGAAGAAGAGCCGGACCTTTCGCCGCGCGATGCCGCGCTTGATGCTGGCTTCACCCGCCTGCGCCCCGTACTGATGACGGCCCTGGCTATGACCATCGGTTTGCTACCCATGGCCTTGGGCCTCGGAGAAGGTGGCGAGCAAAATGCCCCGCTCGGCCGAGCCGTAATTGGCGGTTTGTTGCTGGCTACCGTTACCACCTTGTTTTTTGTACCGATTATGTTCAGCTACTTGAAGCAACGTGAGTTGGATTCAACTCGCAAAGAGGAAAAGCAGCCAGCGCGAGCCTTGGCATAATACCCTAATTGAAGGGCGCTGAATAGTAGCCGTGCATTAAAGATTACCTTCTCGATGGCCTTACAATCGGACGACATCATAACCTCTCAGCCTACCAACAACCATTCGGCCCCGCCCCGGCGCCAGGACACCCCGTTGCGGAGGAGCCAGCCGCCAACAAGCCTAGAGGGAAACGCCGGTTTTGGGTGGTAATCCTACTGATTGCGCTGGTATTCGGAGGGCTTTTCTTGCTTGGGCTGCTGCCCCGGTTGAAAGCCAACAAAGCGCGCGAACAAGCAAGTACCGCCTCCGC contains:
- a CDS encoding alpha/beta hydrolase, with amino-acid sequence MAFEIEHHYVRTNGITLHVAQCGPINGPLVVLLHGFPEFWYSWRKQIPVLAEAGYRVWAPDQRGYNLSEKPRGVSNYQIDKLGADVIGLLDAAGQAKAVIIGHDWGAAVAWWLAARYPARVAQVAILNVPHPAVLFRALSKAPQQLLKSWYIFFFQLPLLPEKLFRRKEYRFGRESLRETSRPDTFSSYDLQQYVRAWAQPGALTAMINWYRASFRKSRRVGRVGRITVPVRLLWGRRMLSWYPYWRV
- a CDS encoding TIGR03915 family putative DNA repair protein, with protein sequence MSRSLTPYNRGKAAVAASTEATPRPTAPALTNAPLDYAYDGSFEGLLSVLFAVYDRKAAPNSIQPLGEVQGGLFAQPVQIDTNEATATRVWEGLVRHMDKEARTRLYHVFLSEQPDRELLIFRYADLAMRSARDISENYADDNVRRVAHIAQQMYREKHRMEAFVRFEKTSDNLFHATIDPDFDVLPLIAPHFTKRYADQRWLIFDKRRRYGLYYDLHRTDVVQFETTAPQRNTDISATVLDEREPLFKLLWQSYFDHVNIPERKNMKLHRRHIPLRYWRYLSEKQPREQRFQPIKNKKPPGQV
- a CDS encoding efflux RND transporter permease subunit, yielding MWIVRLALARPYTFVVMALLILLSGIMTIRTMAVDIFPEVNIPVVGVVWTYSGMSPEEMNKRILVVNQRAYTTTVSNIEHMESQALKGVGIIKVFFQPGSDPAAGVAQLTAISQTILRTMPPGITPPNIIRYSASNVPIAQASLSSETLGESDLYDANNAFIRPGLAIVKGASLLLPNGGKPKQIMVDLNPGALAGKGLSANDVVTAITSQNIILPAGSAKIGNREYDVRLNSSPEAIATLNDLPIKEVNGATVYVRDVAFVHEGAAVQQNIVRQNGRRTAFVPILKSGGASTLDVIEGIKKALPNVLANAPQGLDLKLLFDQSFFVRASIKGVIIEACIAAALTGLMILLFLGSWRSTLIIALSIPLSILVSIVVMKLLGQTLNIMTLSGLSLAVGILVDDATVEIENIHRNMAMKKGLKRSILDGAQQIATPALVATLAICIVFVPVFFLSGVASYIFTPLAMAVIFAMLASYLLSRTLVPTMVQFLLRKELPIYHAEGAAHLPTEQVRDGHTISEAEARLSQLRREQLEREHPTLSAEEEDEHPITDADREAAKGIEKSWVWRIHKAFDHRFEKFREGYRDALDWVLNHRRMVVLCFAVLFIGSGCLYPFIGQNFFPKVDAGQLRMHIRAPTGTRLEETEVRFAQVEKIIREVIPAEELDLVLDNIGLPVIALNLLMGDNPVIGAGDGEILVSMKEEHGSTAEYITEIRRRINKQYPDLMVFFQPADIVNQTLNFGLPAPIDIQVTGKNIEANYKIAAKIKQQMAKVPGVVDAFVYQAFDLPQMRLDVDRVRAQQAGLSQRDIANNVLVNLSSSTQTTPNQWLNPKTGVNYIVAVQTPPSQLSSLDELKTIGITGPSQLAPQLLSSFATTRRTTTSALASDYNIQRVIDVYASVEGRDLGGVATDMNKILEEARKDLPKGTTITVRGQVDSMHTSFIGLGIGLVGAIALVYLLMVVNFQSWLDPFIIIMALPGAMSGILWMLFVTQTTFSVPSLMGAIMCIGVATANSILLVTFANERREEEPDLSPRDAALDAGFTRLRPVLMTALAMTIGLLPMALGLGEGGEQNAPLGRAVIGGLLLATVTTLFFVPIMFSYLKQRELDSTRKEEKQPARALA